The Drosophila teissieri strain GT53w chromosome X, Prin_Dtei_1.1, whole genome shotgun sequence genome has a segment encoding these proteins:
- the LOC122623394 gene encoding ubiquitin carboxyl-terminal hydrolase MINDY-3 homolog, which translates to MNEEIVREQRGGEDSSSSVSPKSATAAASMTLASAALESHTTTTITTASSNPPTSGAGASVSPSSPSASASASASASSGQEKQPMQLPLLNATDMRELREIKQLLWGDNVREDVFKRWSQGFEFSKVEPSALVQKQGGPCAVIAPVQAYLLKIIIMDLPGVKLSEIPLDKSQNLLIQALCNILKNCRAPRYRIVHLLRRRGNATEAGSTKERSPVGEAGSAPAGQAAGSSEEVEVAAEATPASVNELSQDLQLDQDMHRELSPDEFHERLHTLHFEDIAAVARYYMENYGQLAHTYGVLLFMYSVFLTKGSELVAADISDTSEPLIHSTYGYGGQSLINLMLTGRAVAHVWDNEQDVGGLKLRGICEQSDIGFITLMEQMRYCTVGSFFKNPRYPVWVMGSDTHLTVLFSNEKRLVSPETPSETGRRIFKSYDPEGNNFISTTMLREVLAALNLVSEPAYVALMQKRLDPENLGIILLNAFMDEFFPLERRSTPDTFELMHYNGIPGSNENNKVRYYCGSAILLEGDLKSICTSNPMVTCLQTKWPNIEINWHDAHMPSLN; encoded by the exons ATGAACGAGGAAATCGTGCGGGAGCAGCGCGGCGGCGAGGATTCCTCATCCTCCGTCTCACCGAAAAGTGCAACGGCAGCGGCGTCGATGACGTTGGCCTCGGCGGCCTTGGAATCGCACACGACGACCACCATCACAACCGCCAGTAGCAACCCCCCCACCAGTGGAGCAGGTGCATCCGTCTCGCCATCCTCTCCATCTGCatcggcatcagcatcagcatcggcGTCCAGCGGGCAGGAGAAGCAGCCGATGCAGCTGCCCCTGCTGAATGCCACCGATATGCGCGAACTGCGCGAAATCAAGCAGTTGCTGTGGGGCGACAATGTGCGCGAAGATGTATTCAAGCGTTGGTCTCAAG GATTCGAGTTTAGTAAAGTGGAACCGTCTGCATTGGTGCAGAAGCAGGGCGGTCCTTGTGCTGTGATAGCGCCGGTGCAGGCGTACTTGCTTAAGATTATTATCATGGACTTGCCAGGCGTCAAGCTGTCGGAG ATTCCCCTCGACAAATCGCAGAACCTGCTGATCCAGGCATTGTGCAACATCCTGAAGAATTGTCGGGCGCCGCGCTACCGCATCGTCCATCTCTTGCGCCGTCGTGGAAATGCTACAGAGGCTGGATCAACCAAAGAGCGATCGCCTGTCGGCGAGGCAGGATCTGCTCCAGCTGGCCAAGCGGCAGGATCTTCCGAAGAGGTGGAGGTGGCGGCTGAAGCCACTCCCGCCTCGGTCAACGAGTTGTCCCAGGACCTGCAGCTCGATCAGGATATGCACCGCGAACTGTCGCCGGATGAGTTCCACGAGCGCCTGCACACGCTGCACTTTGAGGATATCGCCGCCGTGGCCCGCTACTATATGGAGAACTACGGCCAGCTGGCGCACACCTACGGCGTGCTGCTGTTCATGTACTCGGTGTTCCTCACCAAGGGCTCGGAGCTGGTCGCGGCCGATATATCGGACACGTCGGAGCCCCTGATACACAGCACGTACGGCTATGGCGGCCAGTCGCTGATTAACCTGATGCTAACTGGGCGTGCGGTCGCCCATGTCTGGGATAATGAGCAGGATGTTGGCGGACTGAAGCTGCGTGGCATCTGTGAGCAGAGCGACATCGGCTTTATAACGCTGATGGAGCAGATGCGTTACTGCACCGTGGGTTCCTTCTTCAAGAACCCACGCTATCCCGTATGGGTGATGGGGTCCGATACGCATTTAACCG TTCTGTTCAGCAACGAAAAGAGGCTTGTCTCGCCAGAGACGCCCTCGGAAACTGGTCGTCGCATCTTCAAATCCTACGACCCGGAGGGCAACAATTTCATATCGACCACTATGCTGCGCGAAGTTCTCGCCGCCTTGAATCTGGTCAGCGAGCCGGCCTA TGTGGCCCTCATGCAGAAACGTCTTGATCCGGAGAACTTGGGCATTATACTGCTGAATGCGTTCATGGACGAGTTCTTCCCGCTGGAGCGCCGCTCCACGCCGGATACGTTTGAGCTGATGCACTACAACGGCATACCGGGCTCCAATGAGAACAACAAG GTGCGCTACTATTGTGGGTCGGCCATTTTGCTGGAGGGCGATCTGAAATCGATCTGCACCTCGAACCCGATGGTCACCTGCCTGCAGACCAAGTGGCCAAACATCGAGATAAACTGGCACGACGCCCATATGCCCTCCTTGAATTGA